A window of Belonocnema kinseyi isolate 2016_QV_RU_SX_M_011 chromosome 9, B_treatae_v1, whole genome shotgun sequence contains these coding sequences:
- the LOC117180306 gene encoding uncharacterized protein LOC117180306, translated as MKLFDILLFTVAIFLNSIELTSQKFWQRTKIQYPPDHVFTFSGVYAYISKEFTELEGSYLGGVRDGYLFGIYLDEKENVRNIFNCKKKPIKIEMKYDHRSTVNKRDFEYFPFLLPSLKMFSSKVNFVHAKPSEEKKKFFNFYKS; from the exons ATGAAGCTTTTTGATATCCTTCTGTTCACCGTGGCGAttttccttaattctattg aattaacttcacaaaaattttggCAAAGGACAAAAATACAATATCCTCCGGACCATGTATTTACTTTTAGTGGCGTTTACGCTTACATTTCTAAAGAGTTCACCGAACTAGAAGGAAGTTATCTCGGCGGAGTAAGAGATGGTTATCTTTTTGGAATCTACCTCGACGAAAAAGAAAATGTTAGGAACATATTTAATTGTAAGAAGAAACCGATTAAAATAGAAATGAAATATGATCATCGTAGCACAGTAAATAAACGCgactttgaatattttcctttCCTTCTACCAAGTCTGAAAATGTTTTCATCTAAAGTCAATTTTGTACACGCCAAACCAagtgaagagaaaaaaaagttttttaatttttacaagtcctga